A genomic region of Brevibacillus sp. JNUCC-41 contains the following coding sequences:
- a CDS encoding cation diffusion facilitator family transporter gives MEEQKYNDLKLGERGAIISIIAYICLSIMKLVIGYISDSAALKADGLNNTTDIIASIAVLIGLRLAQRPPDKDHGYGHWKSETIASMVASFIMFAVGVQVLIDAVTSMLEGGKESPDIIAGYVGVLSAIAMYFVYRYNKKLAIKINSKAVMAASKDNISDAWVSIGTAIGIFGSQLNMPWLDPLTAIIVGLLICKTAWEIFIQASHELSDGFDENKIHLYKEVITNVNGVKGIKEIKGRNYGNNEVIDVVILVNSTLDIKEAHDIATHVEKVMMKGHGVYDVHVHVEPN, from the coding sequence ATGGAAGAACAAAAATATAATGACCTCAAATTAGGCGAACGTGGTGCAATCATTAGTATCATTGCTTATATTTGTCTATCAATCATGAAACTTGTTATAGGATACATAAGCGACTCAGCGGCCTTGAAAGCGGATGGTTTGAACAACACGACTGATATTATCGCGTCCATTGCCGTACTGATCGGTTTAAGGCTAGCTCAAAGACCCCCCGATAAAGATCATGGTTATGGTCATTGGAAAAGTGAAACGATTGCATCGATGGTAGCTTCATTCATCATGTTTGCTGTTGGTGTACAAGTTTTAATAGATGCCGTTACATCCATGCTTGAAGGTGGAAAGGAATCACCTGACATTATTGCTGGGTATGTAGGTGTTTTATCAGCAATAGCCATGTATTTTGTATACCGATATAATAAAAAGCTTGCTATAAAAATTAATAGTAAAGCCGTTATGGCAGCTTCAAAAGATAATATTTCCGATGCTTGGGTAAGTATCGGAACAGCTATTGGGATTTTTGGTTCCCAATTAAATATGCCTTGGTTGGATCCACTTACTGCCATCATAGTCGGATTATTGATATGCAAAACAGCCTGGGAGATTTTCATTCAAGCCTCGCATGAACTTTCTGACGGTTTCGATGAAAATAAAATTCATCTATATAAGGAAGTAATTACAAATGTCAATGGAGTCAAGGGGATAAAAGAAATTAAAGGGAGAAATTACGGGAACAATGAAGTGATTGATGTTGTAATCCTTGTCAATTCTACCTTGGATATTAAAGAAGCACATGATATAGCGACCCATGTCGAGAAAGTGATGATGAAAGGTCATGGAGTGTATGATGTTCATGTCCATGTTGAGCCCAATTAA
- a CDS encoding VOC family protein, with amino-acid sequence MKPRITVITLGVDDLENSLKFYRDGLGFQTEGIVGKEFEHGAVAFFNLQEGLKLAIWNRRDIAHEAKVPLSPASPTEFTLGHNVGSKEEVDIVLEKAKKAGAIVTDPAHDTFWGGYSAHFQDPDGHLWEVVWNPQWDII; translated from the coding sequence ATGAAACCACGTATTACTGTCATAACATTAGGTGTGGATGATTTGGAAAATTCGTTGAAATTCTATCGGGATGGCCTGGGATTTCAAACAGAAGGAATAGTGGGCAAAGAATTTGAGCATGGAGCCGTTGCTTTTTTCAACCTGCAAGAAGGCTTAAAGCTTGCCATATGGAATCGCAGGGATATAGCTCATGAGGCCAAGGTTCCTCTATCTCCGGCAAGTCCTACTGAATTTACCCTTGGTCACAATGTAGGTAGTAAAGAGGAAGTGGATATTGTGTTGGAAAAGGCAAAAAAAGCTGGCGCGATCGTAACCGATCCGGCACATGACACTTTCTGGGGAGGATACTCCGCACACTTTCAAGACCCTGATGGACACCTTTGGGAAGTGGTTTGGAATCCGCAGTGGGACATCATTTAG
- a CDS encoding ribbon-helix-helix domain-containing protein, whose product MEQLINSETRKPINITLNPYLNNRLTKLAEEKNIPIERLMDKAVDLLLEYMEDCETVSQVKYSNNEAIEKNKEMIAKSREFINKKTST is encoded by the coding sequence GTGGAACAACTTATTAATTCTGAAACGAGAAAACCAATAAACATTACCCTCAATCCGTACTTGAATAATAGACTCACTAAACTGGCTGAAGAAAAAAATATCCCCATCGAAAGACTGATGGATAAAGCTGTAGATTTGTTGCTTGAATACATGGAAGATTGTGAGACTGTTAGTCAGGTTAAATACAGTAATAACGAAGCAATTGAAAAGAATAAAGAAATGATTGCAAAAAGTAGAGAATTCATTAATAAAAAAACAAGCACTTAA
- a CDS encoding aldo/keto reductase, translating to MQRVNLTEDFSLSRIVHGMWRLADWRFSTDEILSLIEHGMDRGITTYDHADIYGSYTCEEIFGKALSLKPSLRDKMEIVTKCGIVLKSENRPSHKSHHYDTSKTHIIKSVEQSLMNLKTDYIDLLLIHRPDPLMDPAETAEAFNQLKESGKVRNFGVSNFKKQQWDMLQSYLEYPLVTNQLELSAYNLENFEDGTVNLCQQAGVAPMAWSPLAGGSIFEESNEKAARLRKTLEIVKEEIGANGIDEVMYAWLLRHPTKIIPIVGSGKKERLDSAIDSLNLSMEKEQWFNILTSSMGHDIP from the coding sequence ATGCAAAGAGTCAATCTAACTGAAGATTTTAGTCTTTCACGCATTGTTCACGGTATGTGGAGGTTGGCAGATTGGAGATTTTCTACAGATGAAATCCTATCTCTTATTGAACATGGAATGGATCGGGGCATCACTACATATGATCACGCCGATATATATGGCAGCTATACGTGTGAGGAGATTTTTGGGAAAGCACTTTCATTAAAGCCATCTTTACGCGATAAGATGGAGATCGTTACGAAATGTGGCATAGTTCTTAAATCCGAAAACCGTCCTTCTCATAAAAGTCACCATTATGACACTAGTAAAACCCATATAATAAAGTCTGTTGAACAATCTCTTATGAATCTTAAAACGGATTATATTGATTTATTGCTTATCCATCGTCCGGATCCCCTGATGGACCCGGCGGAAACAGCTGAGGCATTTAATCAATTAAAAGAATCAGGAAAGGTCCGTAACTTTGGCGTATCGAACTTCAAAAAACAGCAATGGGATATGCTTCAATCTTATCTTGAATATCCCCTTGTGACGAATCAACTGGAACTTTCCGCATATAATCTTGAAAACTTCGAGGACGGAACCGTTAACCTATGTCAACAAGCGGGCGTGGCTCCTATGGCTTGGTCCCCTCTTGCAGGAGGAAGCATCTTTGAGGAATCGAATGAAAAGGCTGCCCGATTAAGAAAAACGTTAGAAATCGTAAAAGAAGAAATCGGTGCTAACGGAATAGATGAAGTGATGTATGCATGGCTATTGAGACATCCTACAAAAATCATTCCGATCGTTGGATCGGGTAAGAAAGAACGGCTGGACAGCGCCATTGATTCACTAAACCTAAGCATGGAAAAAGAGCAATGGTTCAATATTTTAACTAGCTCGATGGGACATGATATCCCGTAA
- a CDS encoding M14 family zinc carboxypeptidase yields MKKKALKYILTSGILASTLVGTTAFAEPVTTPNGPWVQDGQNLSLSGLMSNEQLESKLKQIEKAAKGKMGLEQFGTSNDGYPLYVAKFGDNDPKKKRVLVYTQIHGNEPLGTEAIVELMQQLSSGSKEVNDILDEVSVWFVPRLNPDGTANQYEGKPFPTRYSHQTWNPKELGLPADTKAPWYYNAEGSERAQNNDGSVVYGIPGFDLNRDFHPNYDFDIMEEIKKDPQKVAEVLNNSATNNGANASLVFSPETRALTELTQELNPDVAIDIHHRGFNRLSEEDSRSVSIQLLAQFTTKPYIDPFSGKNYVLDEDVLTLSKKVNAVAYESLQLGNSSFGAIQKYPTVNYPGSGLGSIQLNGTATMLIEIKGQTQTLGQKQNGMLKKTAKVPVIAVLNGLADGSLENADPAVYDAIPSTALGVSPGNKH; encoded by the coding sequence TTGAAGAAAAAAGCATTAAAGTACATTCTCACTAGTGGTATTTTGGCTTCCACTCTTGTAGGAACCACAGCTTTTGCTGAGCCTGTCACGACTCCAAATGGTCCTTGGGTACAGGATGGACAGAACCTTTCCTTATCAGGTCTGATGTCAAATGAGCAATTGGAAAGCAAATTAAAGCAGATCGAAAAGGCAGCAAAAGGGAAGATGGGGCTTGAGCAATTTGGAACATCCAACGATGGGTACCCACTATATGTAGCGAAATTTGGTGACAATGATCCAAAGAAGAAGAGGGTCCTTGTTTATACTCAAATTCACGGAAATGAGCCGCTCGGCACAGAAGCAATTGTTGAGTTAATGCAGCAGCTATCATCGGGCAGTAAAGAAGTAAATGATATTTTGGATGAGGTGAGTGTTTGGTTTGTGCCACGTTTAAATCCTGATGGAACAGCGAACCAATACGAGGGCAAACCATTTCCAACCAGGTATTCTCATCAAACATGGAATCCAAAAGAATTAGGCCTTCCAGCTGATACAAAAGCACCTTGGTATTACAATGCAGAAGGAAGCGAGAGAGCCCAAAACAATGATGGAAGCGTGGTTTACGGGATCCCTGGTTTCGACTTAAATCGTGATTTCCATCCGAATTATGATTTTGACATAATGGAAGAGATTAAAAAGGATCCACAGAAAGTGGCAGAAGTGTTAAACAATAGTGCCACAAATAATGGAGCAAACGCATCACTTGTCTTTTCACCGGAAACACGTGCACTTACAGAATTGACCCAAGAACTAAATCCTGATGTTGCCATTGACATTCATCACCGAGGCTTTAACCGCTTGTCAGAAGAGGACAGCCGTTCAGTTTCCATCCAGCTGCTTGCCCAATTTACAACCAAGCCTTATATAGACCCGTTCAGCGGGAAGAACTATGTGTTAGACGAGGATGTCCTTACCTTGAGCAAAAAAGTCAATGCCGTCGCTTATGAGTCGTTGCAGCTCGGAAACTCCTCTTTCGGCGCGATTCAAAAATATCCGACCGTGAACTACCCAGGCTCTGGGCTTGGGTCCATCCAGTTAAATGGCACAGCCACGATGTTAATTGAAATAAAGGGACAAACCCAAACGCTCGGTCAGAAGCAAAACGGAATGCTTAAAAAAACAGCAAAGGTTCCAGTCATAGCGGTTCTTAACGGATTAGCAGACGGTTCCCTTGAAAACGCCGATCCTGCTGTTTATGATGCCATCCCAAGCACTGCCCTAGGAGTAAGCCCTGGGAATAAACATTAA
- a CDS encoding nucleotidyltransferase family protein: MEAIVLAAGYSSRANAFKMTLPMGQMSVLEQTISKFEGLCSRVIVVAGFQAEIIQEEIAKIISKNAYSFQIKFVYNENFNQGMFHSIQKGCNEVNAPTFFITPGDCPLVKKETVQLLAKHKGNVVIPSFDYKGGHPIKLSSEVKQKILETNPDSNLRVVLGGYEKQYLNVEDVGVLMDVDTPEDYQKAMIMISEVKI; this comes from the coding sequence ATGGAAGCAATCGTCCTAGCTGCTGGATATTCCAGCCGAGCGAATGCATTTAAAATGACTTTGCCGATGGGGCAAATGAGCGTGTTGGAGCAAACGATTTCTAAATTTGAAGGATTATGCAGCAGGGTCATTGTCGTAGCTGGGTTTCAAGCGGAAATCATCCAAGAGGAAATTGCCAAAATCATCAGTAAAAATGCCTATTCATTTCAGATCAAGTTTGTTTATAATGAAAACTTTAACCAGGGAATGTTTCATTCAATTCAAAAGGGCTGCAACGAAGTAAATGCCCCAACCTTCTTTATAACACCTGGAGATTGTCCGCTTGTTAAAAAAGAGACTGTTCAGCTACTAGCAAAACACAAAGGAAACGTGGTTATTCCCAGCTTTGACTATAAAGGTGGCCACCCCATTAAATTATCAAGCGAAGTGAAACAGAAAATTCTCGAAACCAATCCAGATAGTAACTTGCGTGTCGTCCTTGGTGGTTACGAAAAGCAATACTTGAATGTAGAAGATGTGGGAGTATTAATGGATGTTGATACACCGGAGGATTACCAAAAAGCCATGATTATGATAAGCGAAGTAAAAATATAA
- a CDS encoding xanthine dehydrogenase family protein molybdopterin-binding subunit has protein sequence MNLKDISTSVPKKDHKGKVSGQLPYISDVKLENMVYGVLYRSPIAYGKVISIQLPNLPEGYEAVGAEHIPGPNYVKIIKEDQPIFANEWVNYIGEPILMLTGKDLDILYSLLNEVEIEFEEHQAIYTLDEAIKQKSVSLVLASYEFGESLENISAIEQGAHQIIEEEYDTGYQEHVYLEPQGMLAVYKDDEIVVQGSMQCLYYIKNALLSALACGDDEVRVVQSPTGGGFGGKEDYPSMMACHVAVAARAVKKSVMLVFDRSEDMLVTTKRHPAKLKYRTALDKEGNILSMCVDIFLDGGANVGLSSVVLQRALINGAGVYKIPHFHAKGYVLKTNTVPNGAFRGFGAPQSFAGIESHIGHLSKLAKIDPLEYKRKYLVKQGDPTITKGKFRDPILVEEMIEDVLNVSEYKKKKEDFQRLNQQNQRYKKGIGTSLFLHGCGFTGSGERDHIKATVKLVKSKDDQVSLKISNSDMGQGILTTLCKIVAKELNLPFEDILYPYPDTKQVPDSGPTVASRTTMIVGKLLERAAKKLKDHWQTGVEQEVVEHYVHREMIPWDEKTFTGDAYPAYSWGVNIVEVEVDTLTGNIKLEKVYGNYEVGKVIDERIMKGQIDGGLAQGLAYGYLEKMTSKQGRIQQKSISDYGPPTSMDVVSIESKVFNNPYADGPYGAKGAGELTLIGGAPAVQSAIEDALQTSFQQIPITPEVIIESLWMKEGEEG, from the coding sequence ATGAATCTCAAAGACATAAGCACCTCAGTGCCCAAAAAGGACCATAAAGGTAAAGTATCGGGCCAGTTGCCCTATATTAGTGACGTGAAATTGGAAAATATGGTTTACGGTGTTTTGTATCGATCGCCAATTGCTTATGGAAAAGTCATATCCATTCAATTACCTAACCTTCCGGAAGGGTATGAAGCTGTTGGAGCAGAGCATATCCCCGGACCGAATTATGTCAAAATTATCAAAGAAGATCAGCCCATTTTTGCCAATGAGTGGGTCAATTATATTGGTGAGCCGATTCTCATGCTCACGGGCAAAGACCTGGATATCCTGTACAGTTTGTTAAATGAAGTGGAGATTGAATTTGAAGAACATCAGGCTATCTATACATTGGACGAAGCGATCAAGCAAAAATCGGTATCCTTAGTTTTGGCAAGCTATGAATTTGGGGAAAGCTTAGAGAACATTTCAGCTATCGAGCAGGGAGCCCATCAAATCATCGAAGAAGAATATGATACGGGTTATCAGGAGCATGTCTATCTTGAGCCGCAAGGAATGCTCGCCGTTTATAAGGATGATGAAATTGTCGTCCAGGGATCGATGCAATGTCTTTATTATATAAAAAATGCTTTGCTAAGCGCATTAGCCTGTGGTGACGATGAAGTTAGAGTTGTTCAAAGTCCTACCGGCGGAGGTTTTGGCGGCAAAGAAGATTATCCTTCGATGATGGCTTGTCACGTAGCCGTTGCCGCAAGAGCAGTCAAAAAATCGGTAATGCTCGTGTTCGACCGTTCTGAGGATATGCTGGTTACGACGAAAAGACATCCGGCCAAACTTAAATATCGAACGGCCCTTGATAAGGAAGGAAATATTTTGAGCATGTGTGTTGACATCTTTCTCGATGGAGGGGCAAATGTGGGATTGAGCTCTGTCGTACTGCAGCGCGCATTAATAAACGGTGCCGGTGTTTATAAAATTCCGCATTTTCATGCAAAAGGCTATGTCTTAAAAACCAATACCGTTCCGAACGGCGCCTTCAGAGGCTTTGGTGCTCCACAAAGCTTTGCCGGAATCGAAAGTCATATTGGACATCTTAGTAAACTGGCAAAAATCGACCCGCTTGAATATAAACGAAAATACCTCGTCAAACAAGGAGACCCCACCATCACCAAAGGTAAATTCCGCGACCCGATATTAGTGGAAGAAATGATTGAGGACGTACTTAACGTGTCAGAATACAAAAAGAAAAAAGAAGACTTTCAGCGCTTAAATCAACAAAATCAGCGCTATAAAAAAGGCATAGGAACTTCGTTGTTCCTCCACGGCTGTGGATTTACAGGCAGTGGCGAAAGAGATCATATTAAAGCAACGGTGAAGCTGGTTAAATCAAAGGACGACCAGGTATCACTAAAAATCTCAAACTCTGATATGGGACAAGGTATTTTGACGACGTTGTGTAAAATTGTCGCCAAAGAACTTAACCTCCCGTTCGAAGATATTTTGTACCCTTATCCCGACACAAAACAGGTTCCCGACTCGGGTCCGACCGTAGCTTCCAGGACTACGATGATTGTCGGAAAATTGCTTGAACGAGCCGCAAAAAAACTTAAGGATCATTGGCAAACAGGGGTGGAACAGGAAGTAGTTGAGCACTATGTTCACCGTGAAATGATTCCTTGGGACGAGAAAACCTTCACTGGAGATGCCTACCCGGCTTATTCATGGGGCGTTAATATCGTTGAAGTAGAAGTTGATACGTTAACAGGAAATATAAAGTTAGAAAAAGTATACGGCAATTATGAAGTTGGGAAGGTCATCGATGAACGGATTATGAAAGGCCAAATTGACGGTGGTTTGGCTCAAGGGCTAGCATACGGTTATCTAGAAAAGATGACGTCAAAGCAAGGTAGAATCCAACAAAAAAGCATATCGGATTATGGACCGCCGACTTCAATGGATGTTGTTTCAATTGAAAGCAAGGTCTTTAATAACCCCTATGCTGATGGTCCATACGGGGCGAAGGGCGCAGGTGAATTGACTTTAATCGGAGGCGCACCAGCAGTCCAATCTGCGATAGAGGATGCCCTGCAAACTTCTTTTCAGCAAATTCCGATTACACCGGAAGTCATTATTGAAAGTCTTTGGATGAAAGAAGGTGAAGAGGGTTGA